In Spirochaeta isovalerica, one DNA window encodes the following:
- a CDS encoding SpvB/TcaC N-terminal domain-containing protein, whose protein sequence is MKDSATRLSAFIVLVSFLWTSNPLVYALEPPVYSSGDVKEEISYTITPDKDHLVRFGSVSLEIPAGAVKEPVELTIEKLNRVRSLNQGMENVTEGASGYRFSPHPFTFEKNIKVSLPYSRSAGTSETELSNLGIWFYNEDEKCWEGLPDYTVDKDNRTITALTNHFTDMITSTLTLPESPSPINFNPTSIKELKAADPGSVVPQIKGLEPGPFGGGSFSVPFRLTPGRGKATPQLALSYNVNSANSWLGKGFDISIPSITTDTRFGLPDYDGDDDYMLNGAALVLQESAGDVSKYLKRNEGSFEEIFHYRENDADWWKVTDKVGTVSIYGTDDAWNGNNRNQVYTWYLKEKRDSNGNFVRYHYTTIDGYTYPASISWSGHGQDEGLYSADFELEARQDRRIDNRGKYISKLSQRLKSLDLSYNGQVYRTYSFNYEYNIFGQTQMTSYSEGDGTGSVLYEYGFEYSSLPERSGGFEGFGDKTETWYTGTTRPMEKSSSASIGLDLYLGLSIDFWKFYFWGVERFPLVSFGLSGGYSHTFNWGNSTMADLDGNGLPDLVWQNGSSLHGITNRGDGFSGSADIGNFPGILNKGDQDSFNAGVSASAAGVGGGLTIQHSNSYSKSALSDINGDGFIDVVTKGLNNFSRFQGKGDFESIPWSEGMEQGPVRVVSDKERDDYEKAYYVEEPVKRWEAYKPGVINVTHKIYKADGSVSSDDGVRAVVQYPDDGTVTYNVESADPDSEPFTENHIVESGEFIYMLLDSGSDIKDNDEENSDPYCDDLFWSTEIEYEAIEIFQGNSRRQASFYFPEPLYVQPSSVLNSFYSKIAKEDENDPDRWALSDSAESDLKDLDYESKKKVILELTGMGSFIPPELTFDQFRRIYNAASEFQKSWMHILYPYDKKIDRFVLQKLDKGYEREIIIKIKSCLSQLVSLFDSGELVQMALPVFNGAPQFWDMDSAGLPKTGYSRFDIMDSILFNDIPAFPDETDLGKSYGLDNRIYLDRIVDESNEKYWDFFLYRDNQGHLSLQEIDSDLQSRELDFERNGLQISFTRNQVEHIYTLASAEYPDMVDSELFENAILPIVRDGEEPVLHFIESLSSSYYHDLADPFELDYLTKKGSYETMLGEYDQVLIDLSEAQDALDAALADANLTEEDIIPFQEAVDLLIEARDALETPLADALTAYEEAEEAYAIYADNYLFNGDSGNYLLSETVSIDDYVSLVLAMAEDFTNWDDSLYWGFADNDDLQYGFFLQNQDQIDGFLNSQTAFSADDFLPVDMEMLPEGYDGTYYLLKPKNELVAITEKIENMDSYRLFVEKFPYYIQDNDVYLATSGLSSSDENFLASFFDDLNILIPTSMKTEYYYRENALFPQETMTADEDLSTLPVNFGDGQSISLESGDKCTVFSYLSIEGNSSVLKQVATHVFNSSEDYRADEMNGEFGSYTESEVDVFFSQDYKYTESELPDDIEAYCTFDEKEEYLNGGFRNWTYGFWSGFYDWDPSLIGQEEYDFQPVTEDTAVPDAETDNVTPPPYLVAAALNINTEEPDELPVAEEGMDGDALTSYTWIGSVSNFQDSELVVNGSEVETLYSDYDFAPYMTKENIWHPMRKGGPVYYKTPVTGSSGGGGQTLQDIQASYSTSGGVNFSAASINQSMSFGVSRGYKSLMDMNGDRYPDLVTNDNDGEITYIAGTGSGFSGKTVIDDAWSHLNSFTNNTASFGISFGGGGSEEVVFSSNGKVKASIAKAQPGSGPTFGINGSITTSSQNIGLQDINGDGLPDHLKRNGSGDISAMMNLGDQFSLMNWNNAMENNLNHSNSGSLGGTLSFGASVVGLSAGLSGTVSYTDYQLMDINGDGLADQVKKVDDTDYFEVRFNYGDEFAPQTTKVYCPEWTYSDQDFINGLTADMETLASSGIGSMETDNEVTDAVKIDELIDGNRNNEINPFKVNDTLNSSAGIALNLGANVKISLSYLLLTFTIQPGVNGSVATTGTSVKMMDMNGDGAPEHIFKAPGDSALHLRVNRMDTVGLLKKINLPQGGTYTLGFDRSENSVPDPHSRWILTSLTRADGYENDPESLGVHSYTQLFSYESGEYDRDEREFLGFKYVTTTNEVDESCLINEYLNQTYESKGKIIRTSFTDSENNVLRETLYDYGSRFLSGNGSVFYYLLRETTRTYDEDSSDFMETVKEYGYDPKGNIESLKSSVAGADNTQNYYLEIDYCDKPGYIVGLPESLQTWTGLSEDSSRLLRKREAEYDNRGNMTALEQFYASGESVRTELGYDEFGNITKVIDPVGYTMEYIYDDVQNQYVQQILSYNENGGPVYDSSMEWDYCLGLDTASVEINGNRQEKKYDGFGRLVEIRTSYDTGMTPAVSYQYFTNSFPWRALSSNKVSFDPSNHETIETLVTIDGLGRISQTAKESEITREDGKKLRGWSKSGRVVYDWKGRSVLEGQTGFEECDYSLPLSEEDFPSATELDPKLNTEKYYDIQDRVIRAVLPDDSEIISSYSIAEYTLEGNGEEYSDGEVHMGIIQKDPLGNVTETWKNSRGMVTAIIKRDSSEQILTEASYHYNLLGELLESCDFEGNKVNFSYDLMGRQLSVESPDMGRQEFLYNEAGLLWRKNNSNLRRSGLWIEYEYDEFNRISRILYPESEDVIYSYGSDPSKNNIGRLSSVSNESGTTTYEYGEMGEVTSIERTIERMTPNSTDEIARMSYISDYLGRMESITYPDGEVLTYSYDRGGQITGAVGEKNGTEFPYINDIGYDEYGQRVYIEYGNGTETKYSYDEERRWLTSIRTGLKNSMINYQNMNYQFDLAGNIEMTENNTYNHTTRQEYSYDSLYQLTGAEGLYDYHKNGGITTLKSHYTQDFTYDKIGNMLSKVSNETTSPSVGVSPLDYNSLYSYYSDAPHRVEQIGNMYYRYDLNGNTIEERLGGHREVSQNDPADYTYRDGVTMADKAFAWQRDEGGSGDDVYSRQYVWDEENRLKGTTDPSHWTQYSYDHEGERTVKYSDLGETMYFNSMWSVADTWASEGLRQSKNIYVGETRIATKLNFKDSADTGYESLNTYYYHSDHLGSSSVITDPDGQVYEHLEYTPYGEMWIEDQSVEDLDKIPYRFTGKEWDEETRLYYMSARYQNPMTSRWISVDPAGPALVNPNQKGFSIIQSMNWYSYTSNNPVNYIDPTGMSELTDDLQNQITEAQAQFRDIFMGPDYDSPESGEKLGVLKDQILDLMGQYNQAVIDEGNLDITDYITNGVQTGGFGDNQGLTGDYQTTAHPGIDGVGGSAKTPFYTQMTNADEGRSNTMTLSIIGTNLNMQISHGDKGSWSRISGGLYKPGQAIMPFPMKNNNDVSSTAPHFHFQIANGTNFVNPYTMRASDTVFKFTNNGGSSWRNFRTDF, encoded by the coding sequence ATGAAAGATTCTGCAACACGTTTATCAGCATTCATTGTCCTCGTATCATTTTTATGGACCAGCAATCCTCTTGTCTATGCATTGGAACCGCCTGTGTATTCCTCCGGAGATGTTAAGGAAGAAATTTCCTACACGATTACACCGGATAAAGACCATCTTGTCCGTTTCGGCTCAGTGTCTCTGGAAATCCCCGCCGGTGCTGTAAAAGAGCCGGTTGAACTGACCATAGAAAAGCTTAATCGTGTCCGGTCGCTTAATCAGGGTATGGAAAACGTGACAGAGGGAGCGTCGGGTTACCGGTTCAGTCCTCATCCCTTTACATTTGAGAAAAACATTAAGGTTTCACTGCCCTATTCCCGAAGCGCCGGTACATCGGAAACCGAGTTATCCAATCTGGGTATTTGGTTTTATAATGAAGATGAGAAATGCTGGGAAGGGCTTCCCGATTATACGGTGGATAAGGACAACCGTACGATTACAGCGTTGACCAATCACTTTACCGATATGATTACATCAACACTGACTCTGCCCGAGTCTCCCTCTCCCATCAATTTTAATCCGACGAGCATTAAGGAATTGAAAGCTGCCGACCCCGGTTCGGTAGTTCCACAAATCAAGGGATTGGAACCGGGACCTTTTGGCGGCGGATCATTTTCCGTACCTTTCCGGTTGACTCCCGGCCGGGGCAAAGCGACTCCTCAGCTAGCTCTCAGTTACAATGTCAATAGTGCTAACAGCTGGCTGGGCAAGGGGTTTGATATTTCAATTCCCTCCATTACAACCGATACCCGTTTCGGGCTTCCGGATTATGATGGGGACGATGACTATATGCTGAATGGCGCGGCTCTGGTTCTTCAGGAGAGCGCAGGAGATGTGTCTAAATATCTGAAACGGAACGAAGGATCTTTTGAAGAGATTTTCCATTACAGAGAAAACGATGCGGACTGGTGGAAAGTGACCGATAAGGTCGGAACGGTCAGCATTTACGGAACAGATGATGCCTGGAACGGTAATAATAGAAATCAGGTTTATACATGGTATTTGAAGGAGAAACGGGACAGTAACGGGAATTTTGTCCGTTATCACTACACAACTATTGATGGCTATACATATCCCGCAAGTATCAGCTGGTCTGGGCATGGTCAGGATGAAGGATTGTACTCGGCGGATTTTGAACTTGAAGCCAGGCAGGATCGCAGGATCGATAACAGGGGTAAATATATATCAAAGCTCTCACAGCGGTTGAAATCCCTTGATTTGTCCTATAACGGGCAGGTATACAGGACTTATTCCTTCAATTACGAGTACAACATTTTCGGGCAGACACAGATGACCTCCTACAGTGAAGGTGACGGGACAGGCAGTGTTCTGTATGAGTATGGTTTTGAGTATTCTTCATTGCCTGAGCGATCCGGCGGGTTTGAAGGGTTCGGAGATAAAACCGAAACCTGGTACACAGGTACGACCCGACCGATGGAAAAGAGCAGCTCCGCTTCCATAGGCCTGGATTTGTACCTTGGATTATCTATTGATTTCTGGAAATTTTATTTCTGGGGAGTTGAGAGGTTTCCTCTGGTCAGCTTCGGATTGAGCGGCGGATACAGTCATACTTTTAATTGGGGCAACAGCACAATGGCGGACCTGGATGGTAACGGGTTGCCCGATCTTGTCTGGCAGAACGGCAGTTCTCTTCATGGTATCACCAATCGGGGAGACGGCTTTTCCGGGTCAGCAGATATTGGAAATTTTCCGGGGATTCTCAATAAAGGGGATCAGGATTCCTTTAATGCCGGCGTTTCAGCATCGGCGGCCGGAGTCGGCGGAGGTTTGACCATTCAGCACTCCAACTCCTATTCCAAATCCGCTTTGTCCGATATCAATGGCGATGGATTTATAGATGTGGTCACAAAAGGTCTGAATAATTTTTCCCGTTTTCAAGGCAAGGGCGATTTTGAATCCATTCCCTGGTCTGAAGGTATGGAGCAGGGACCGGTAAGGGTGGTCTCCGATAAAGAAAGGGATGATTATGAAAAAGCCTATTATGTAGAAGAACCGGTAAAACGATGGGAAGCCTATAAACCGGGTGTTATTAATGTAACCCATAAAATATATAAGGCTGATGGATCAGTCAGTTCTGATGACGGCGTTCGCGCTGTTGTTCAGTATCCCGATGACGGAACTGTTACCTATAACGTGGAGTCTGCTGATCCGGATAGCGAACCTTTCACTGAAAATCATATTGTGGAATCGGGAGAGTTTATTTATATGCTCCTCGATTCGGGCAGCGATATCAAGGATAATGATGAAGAAAATTCAGATCCGTACTGTGATGATTTGTTCTGGTCGACAGAAATAGAGTATGAGGCAATCGAAATCTTTCAGGGAAACAGCCGCAGGCAGGCCTCATTTTATTTTCCGGAACCATTATATGTTCAACCGTCATCTGTTCTGAATTCTTTCTACTCAAAAATAGCTAAGGAAGATGAGAATGATCCGGATCGATGGGCTTTATCTGATTCTGCTGAAAGCGACCTGAAAGATCTTGACTATGAGTCAAAGAAAAAAGTGATTCTGGAATTAACAGGCATGGGAAGTTTTATTCCCCCCGAACTGACATTTGATCAGTTCCGGAGAATATACAACGCGGCTTCTGAATTCCAGAAATCGTGGATGCATATTCTCTATCCCTACGATAAGAAGATAGACCGGTTTGTTTTGCAGAAGCTCGACAAAGGGTATGAACGTGAAATAATCATAAAGATTAAAAGTTGCTTAAGCCAATTGGTCTCACTTTTTGACAGCGGCGAGCTGGTCCAAATGGCTTTGCCTGTTTTCAATGGAGCGCCGCAATTCTGGGATATGGATTCAGCAGGATTGCCTAAGACCGGATATAGCCGATTCGATATAATGGACAGCATTCTGTTCAATGATATTCCCGCTTTTCCCGATGAAACAGATCTGGGCAAATCTTACGGTCTGGATAACCGTATCTATCTGGACAGAATCGTTGACGAATCTAATGAAAAATACTGGGATTTCTTTCTCTACAGGGATAACCAGGGCCATTTGAGTCTTCAGGAGATCGATTCCGATCTGCAGTCCCGAGAGCTGGATTTCGAGAGGAACGGTTTACAAATATCATTTACCAGGAATCAGGTTGAACATATTTATACTCTGGCGTCGGCTGAATATCCTGATATGGTCGATTCGGAACTTTTTGAAAATGCCATTCTGCCTATTGTCCGTGATGGAGAAGAGCCTGTTCTTCATTTTATTGAATCGCTTTCTTCCTCTTATTATCATGACCTGGCAGACCCTTTCGAACTGGATTATCTCACTAAAAAAGGTTCTTACGAAACCATGCTGGGTGAATATGATCAGGTTCTGATTGATCTGTCCGAAGCTCAGGACGCCCTTGATGCCGCTCTGGCTGATGCCAATCTGACAGAAGAGGATATCATTCCCTTTCAGGAAGCTGTCGATCTATTGATTGAAGCCCGTGATGCTCTGGAAACACCTTTAGCGGATGCCTTGACGGCCTATGAGGAGGCGGAAGAAGCTTATGCTATCTATGCCGATAACTATCTGTTTAATGGCGATTCAGGTAATTATCTTCTTTCTGAAACGGTATCGATAGATGATTATGTCTCTCTTGTCCTGGCCATGGCTGAAGATTTCACGAACTGGGATGATTCTCTATATTGGGGTTTTGCAGATAATGATGATCTGCAATACGGCTTCTTTTTGCAGAATCAGGACCAGATCGACGGTTTTCTCAATAGCCAGACAGCATTTTCCGCAGATGATTTCCTTCCAGTTGATATGGAAATGTTACCGGAAGGTTATGATGGCACCTATTATCTGCTTAAACCCAAAAATGAATTGGTGGCCATTACTGAAAAAATTGAAAATATGGATTCCTATCGCTTATTCGTAGAGAAATTTCCCTATTACATTCAGGATAATGACGTTTATCTTGCCACTTCCGGTTTGAGTTCCAGCGATGAGAACTTTCTGGCATCCTTTTTCGATGACCTGAATATACTTATTCCAACATCCATGAAAACTGAATATTACTATAGAGAAAATGCTTTATTCCCACAGGAAACAATGACTGCGGATGAAGATTTATCAACGCTTCCTGTGAATTTTGGAGACGGACAATCCATTTCTCTTGAGAGCGGCGATAAATGCACAGTTTTTTCATATCTCTCTATTGAAGGTAACAGTTCCGTTTTAAAGCAGGTGGCCACTCACGTCTTTAATTCCTCTGAAGATTACAGAGCTGATGAAATGAATGGAGAATTCGGTTCCTATACGGAAAGTGAAGTAGACGTCTTTTTCAGTCAAGACTACAAATACACAGAATCAGAGCTTCCCGATGACATCGAAGCTTATTGTACTTTTGATGAGAAGGAAGAGTATTTAAACGGGGGATTCCGAAACTGGACATACGGTTTCTGGAGTGGATTTTATGACTGGGATCCCTCTCTCATCGGTCAGGAGGAATATGATTTTCAACCGGTGACGGAGGATACTGCCGTTCCCGATGCTGAAACTGATAATGTAACACCTCCGCCCTACCTGGTTGCAGCCGCACTCAATATCAATACCGAAGAACCGGATGAACTGCCTGTCGCTGAAGAGGGAATGGACGGAGATGCTCTGACCTCTTATACCTGGATCGGATCGGTTTCCAATTTTCAGGATTCAGAGCTTGTTGTCAACGGCAGCGAAGTGGAAACTCTCTATAGCGATTATGATTTTGCCCCTTATATGACAAAAGAGAATATCTGGCATCCTATGAGAAAAGGCGGACCGGTTTACTATAAAACTCCGGTAACAGGTTCTTCCGGAGGAGGGGGGCAGACTCTTCAGGATATTCAGGCCAGTTATTCGACATCCGGCGGAGTCAATTTCAGTGCCGCGAGTATCAATCAGAGCATGAGTTTCGGAGTATCCCGTGGATACAAGAGCCTTATGGATATGAATGGTGACCGCTACCCCGATCTGGTAACCAATGACAATGACGGGGAAATCACGTACATCGCCGGAACGGGGTCCGGGTTCTCCGGCAAAACCGTAATTGATGATGCCTGGTCGCATCTTAATTCGTTTACAAATAATACGGCCTCTTTCGGCATTTCCTTTGGCGGCGGCGGATCGGAGGAAGTCGTATTTTCTTCCAATGGAAAAGTAAAGGCCTCAATTGCCAAGGCTCAACCCGGTAGTGGTCCCACTTTTGGTATCAATGGATCGATAACAACTTCGAGTCAGAATATCGGATTGCAGGATATCAATGGCGACGGACTGCCTGATCATTTGAAAAGAAATGGTTCCGGTGATATATCAGCTATGATGAATCTGGGAGATCAATTTTCCCTGATGAACTGGAATAACGCAATGGAAAACAATCTGAATCATTCTAATTCCGGTAGCCTTGGGGGGACATTGTCTTTTGGTGCCAGTGTGGTAGGGCTGAGTGCCGGCTTGAGCGGTACTGTCAGCTATACTGATTATCAACTGATGGATATCAACGGAGACGGTCTGGCCGATCAGGTTAAGAAAGTTGATGATACGGATTATTTTGAAGTCCGTTTTAATTACGGAGATGAGTTCGCACCGCAGACTACCAAAGTTTATTGTCCCGAATGGACCTACAGCGATCAGGATTTTATAAACGGGTTGACCGCCGATATGGAAACTTTGGCCAGTTCGGGAATCGGCTCCATGGAGACGGATAATGAAGTCACTGATGCTGTAAAAATTGACGAACTGATTGATGGGAATCGAAATAATGAGATTAATCCCTTCAAAGTTAATGACACACTCAATTCATCTGCGGGAATAGCTCTGAATCTGGGAGCAAATGTGAAGATTTCTCTCAGTTACCTTCTTCTTACCTTTACCATTCAGCCGGGGGTGAACGGATCGGTTGCCACAACCGGAACATCAGTCAAAATGATGGATATGAACGGCGATGGCGCACCGGAGCATATATTTAAAGCTCCCGGAGATTCAGCGCTTCATCTCAGAGTCAACCGGATGGACACAGTGGGACTCCTGAAAAAAATCAATCTCCCTCAGGGAGGTACTTACACTCTCGGGTTTGACAGATCGGAAAACAGCGTTCCCGATCCTCATTCTAGATGGATTCTCACATCGTTGACGAGGGCGGATGGATATGAGAATGATCCGGAAAGCCTTGGTGTACACAGTTATACTCAGCTCTTTTCCTATGAATCAGGAGAGTATGACAGAGATGAAAGGGAATTCCTGGGATTCAAATATGTAACTACAACCAATGAAGTAGACGAGAGCTGCCTGATAAATGAATATCTGAATCAAACCTATGAATCTAAAGGAAAAATCATCAGGACCAGTTTTACCGACAGTGAGAACAATGTTCTTAGAGAGACCCTTTATGACTACGGTTCCCGGTTTCTGTCAGGAAACGGCTCGGTATTTTATTATCTTCTGAGGGAGACAACCCGTACCTATGATGAAGATTCTTCCGATTTTATGGAGACCGTGAAAGAATATGGTTACGATCCAAAGGGGAATATCGAATCTCTGAAGAGCTCTGTTGCAGGAGCAGACAATACTCAAAACTATTATCTGGAGATAGATTACTGTGACAAACCCGGATACATTGTCGGACTGCCCGAATCGCTCCAAACATGGACTGGTCTTTCTGAAGATAGTTCCAGGCTACTGCGGAAACGAGAAGCTGAATACGATAACAGAGGAAATATGACGGCACTGGAGCAGTTCTATGCTTCCGGAGAATCCGTCCGGACGGAATTGGGGTATGATGAGTTCGGAAACATCACCAAAGTTATCGATCCTGTAGGCTATACTATGGAGTATATCTATGATGATGTTCAAAATCAGTATGTCCAACAGATTCTCAGCTATAATGAAAATGGCGGTCCTGTCTATGATTCCTCAATGGAATGGGATTATTGTCTGGGACTGGACACAGCCTCGGTTGAGATAAATGGCAACAGGCAGGAGAAAAAATACGATGGATTCGGCAGACTGGTTGAAATCCGGACATCTTATGATACGGGAATGACTCCGGCAGTAAGCTATCAGTATTTTACCAACTCGTTTCCCTGGAGGGCTTTGAGTTCCAATAAAGTTTCCTTTGATCCATCCAATCATGAGACTATTGAAACTCTCGTGACGATCGATGGTTTGGGAAGGATCAGCCAGACAGCCAAAGAGAGTGAAATAACCCGGGAAGATGGCAAAAAACTGAGAGGCTGGAGTAAATCGGGCCGGGTTGTCTATGACTGGAAGGGTCGATCCGTTTTAGAAGGACAAACCGGATTTGAAGAATGCGATTATTCGCTTCCTCTTTCCGAAGAGGACTTCCCCTCTGCTACGGAACTGGATCCGAAGCTGAACACAGAAAAATATTACGATATTCAGGACAGGGTCATCCGGGCCGTATTACCTGATGATTCCGAAATCATATCCTCTTATTCTATTGCAGAATACACCCTTGAGGGCAATGGAGAAGAGTACTCTGATGGAGAAGTCCATATGGGTATTATCCAGAAGGATCCGCTCGGGAATGTGACGGAAACATGGAAAAACAGTCGGGGGATGGTAACTGCCATTATTAAGCGGGATAGTTCAGAGCAGATTCTGACAGAAGCGTCATACCATTACAATCTCTTGGGAGAACTGCTTGAAAGCTGTGACTTTGAGGGAAATAAAGTCAACTTTTCCTATGATCTGATGGGGCGTCAGCTTTCAGTCGAGTCTCCCGATATGGGACGTCAGGAGTTCCTATACAACGAAGCCGGGCTCCTCTGGCGGAAAAATAACAGCAATTTGAGACGATCCGGATTATGGATTGAATACGAATACGACGAATTTAACAGAATAAGCCGGATTCTCTATCCGGAATCAGAGGATGTTATTTACAGTTATGGAAGTGATCCTTCGAAAAATAATATCGGCCGACTCTCATCGGTAAGCAATGAATCGGGAACAACAACTTATGAATACGGAGAGATGGGAGAGGTGACTTCAATCGAACGAACCATAGAAAGAATGACTCCTAATAGCACAGATGAAATTGCCAGAATGTCCTATATAAGCGATTATCTTGGCCGTATGGAGAGTATAACCTATCCCGATGGTGAGGTCCTGACCTACAGTTATGATAGAGGAGGGCAGATCACCGGTGCTGTGGGTGAGAAAAACGGAACAGAATTCCCCTATATAAACGACATTGGGTATGATGAATACGGCCAGCGGGTTTATATCGAGTACGGAAACGGTACAGAGACCAAGTATAGTTATGATGAAGAGCGGCGATGGCTTACATCAATCAGGACCGGCCTGAAAAATTCAATGATCAATTATCAGAATATGAACTATCAGTTTGATTTAGCCGGCAATATCGAAATGACTGAAAACAATACATACAATCACACGACGCGGCAGGAATACAGTTATGATTCTCTTTATCAATTGACGGGAGCCGAAGGATTATATGATTATCACAAAAATGGAGGGATTACGACCTTAAAAAGTCACTATACGCAGGATTTTACCTATGATAAAATCGGCAATATGTTGAGTAAGGTCAGCAATGAGACGACCAGTCCTTCTGTAGGCGTTAGCCCGTTGGATTACAATAGTCTCTACAGTTACTACAGCGATGCTCCTCACCGTGTTGAACAGATCGGCAATATGTATTACCGATACGATCTGAACGGCAATACCATAGAAGAACGTCTCGGCGGTCATAGAGAAGTTTCTCAGAATGATCCGGCTGATTACACCTATCGCGATGGCGTGACTATGGCTGACAAAGCCTTTGCCTGGCAACGGGATGAAGGCGGCTCTGGTGATGACGTATACAGCCGTCAATATGTCTGGGACGAAGAAAACCGTTTGAAAGGAACAACTGATCCGTCTCACTGGACTCAATACAGCTATGACCATGAAGGGGAAAGAACCGTTAAGTACTCCGACCTGGGAGAAACCATGTACTTCAACAGCATGTGGAGTGTTGCCGATACGTGGGCCAGTGAGGGACTGCGGCAGAGCAAGAACATCTATGTCGGAGAAACCCGGATAGCAACAAAACTGAATTTTAAAGATTCGGCTGATACCGGTTATGAGTCGTTGAACACCTATTATTATCACAGTGATCATCTCGGCAGCAGCTCGGTTATTACCGATCCTGACGGGCAGGTGTATGAGCATTTGGAGTATACTCCTTATGGAGAGATGTGGATTGAGGACCAATCTGTTGAGGATCTGGATAAGATTCCATACAGGTTTACCGGCAAGGAGTGGGATGAGGAAACTCGGCTTTATTACATGAGCGCGCGGTATCAGAATCCGATGACGTCGCGGTGGATTAGTGTGGATCCGGCTGGACCAGCTTTAGTTAACCCAAATCAGAAAGGATTTTCAATAATACAATCGATGAATTGGTATTCGTATACTTCAAACAATCCTGTGAATTACATTGATCCTACGGGAATGAGTGAGTTGACTGATGATCTTCAAAATCAGATTACTGAAGCACAAGCTCAATTTCGTGATATATTCATGGGTCCAGATTATGATTCTCCAGAATCAGGTGAGAAGTTGGGTGTATTGAAAGATCAGATTCTTGATTTAATGGGACAGTACAATCAGGCCGTAATTGATGAAGGGAATTTGGATATAACTGACTATATAACAAATGGAGTTCAAACCGGTGGATTTGGTGATAATCAAGGTTTAACAGGTGACTATCAAACTACTGCTCATCCTGGAATTGACGGTGTTGGAGGTTCGGCTAAAACACCTTTTTACACACAAATGACCAATGCTGATGAGGGGCGTTCAAATACAATGACATTAAGCATCATTGGAACAAACTTAAACATGCAAATCTCTCATGGTGATAAAGGATCTTGGTCAAGGATTTCTGGAGGTCTGTATAAACCAGGCCAGGCGATAATGCCATTTCCAATGAAAAACAACAATGATGTATCAAGTACTGCTCCTCATTTTCATTTTCAGATAGCGAATGGTACCAACTTTGTTAATCCCTACACGATGAGAGCATCAGATACTGTATTCAAGTTTACTAATAACGGAGGTTCTTCTTGGCGAAACTTCAGAACAGATTTCTAG